In Agelaius phoeniceus isolate bAgePho1 chromosome 18, bAgePho1.hap1, whole genome shotgun sequence, one genomic interval encodes:
- the ASPHD2 gene encoding aspartate beta-hydroxylase domain-containing protein 2 has protein sequence MVWVPLSPTSSDRRAPLRAPSTATMSLEWLTDWSLSLDGLRDFIATGIQSFRDCDATALVAVACLLVLFVWYCYHVGREQPRAYATVNALMQSAEANGVQNGFVYCQSPECVRCSHHDGLNQKLYHNLQEYAKRYSWSGMGRIHKGIREQGRYLNSRPSIQKPEVFFLPDLPTTPYFSRDAQKHDVELLERNFQTILCEFETLYKAFSNCSLPQGWKMNSTPSGEWFTFYLVNQGMCVPRNCRRCPRTYRLLGSLRTCIGNNVFGNACISVLSPGTVIAEHYGPTNIRIRCHLGLKTPSNCELVVGGEPQCWAEGRCLLFDDSFLHTAFHEGAPEEGPRVVFMVDLWHPNVAAAERQALDFIFAPGR, from the exons ATGGTGTGGGTGCCCCTGAGCCCCACGAGCAGTGACCGCCGGGCCCCGCTGCGCGCTCCCAGCACCGCCACCATGTCTTTGGAGTGGCTGACGGACTGGAGCTTGTCCCTGGACGGACTCCGGGATTTCATTGCCACGGGCATCCAGTCTTTCCGCGACTGCGACGCCACGGCCCTGGTGGCCGTCGCCTGCCTGCTGGTCCTCTTCGTGTGGTACTGCTACCACgtggggagggagcagccccGCGCCTACGCCACGGTGAACGCGCTGATGCAGAGCGCCGAGGCCAACGGGGTGCAGAACGGCTTCGTGTACTGCCAGTCGCCCGAGTGCGTGCGCTGCTCGCACCACGACGGCCTCAACCAGAAACTCTACCACAACCTGCAGGAGTACGCCAAGCGCTACTCCTGGTCCGGCATGGGCAGGATCCACAAGGGCATCCGCGAGCAGGGCCGCTACCTCAACAGCCGGCCCTCCATCCAGAAGCCAGAAGTCTTCTTCCTGCCCGACTTGCCCACCACGCCCTACTTCTCCCGGGACGCTCAAAAGCACGACGTGGAGTTGCTGGAGCGCAACTTCCAGACCATCCTGTGCGAGTTTGAGACGCTGTACAAGGCGTTCTCAAACTGCAGCCTCCCGCAAGGATGGAAAATGAACAGCACGCCCAGCGGGGAGTGGTTCACCTTCTACCTGGTGAACCAGGGCATGTGCGTGCCCAGGAACTGCCGGAGATGCCCACGGACGTACCGCTTGCTCGGGAGCCTCCGTACCTGCATTGGCAACAATGTCTTTGGGAACGCCTGCATCTCGGTGCTGAGCCCGGGCACCGTCATCGCTGAGCACTACGGGCCCACCAACATCCGCATCCGCTGCCACCTCG GTCTCAAGACACCCAGCAACTGTGAACTGGTGGTGGGGGGCGAGCCCCAGTGCTGGGCTGAGGGCCGGTGCCTGCTTTTTGATGACTCCTTCCTGCACACGGCGTTCCACGAAG GTGCCCCGGAGGAAGGTCCCCGCGTGGTGTTCATGGTGGACCTGTGGCACCCCAACGTGGCGGCGGCCGAGCGCCAAGCCCTCGATTTCATCTTCGCGCCGGGACGATGA